Below is a window of Streptomyces genisteinicus DNA.
CGTCGGGGATGTCCGCGTCCGCCAGCGCCCGGGCACCGTGCTCCGCCAGCAGGCGGGCGGCCAGGTGCTCGGCCCGGTAGACGTCCGTGTTCTCGGACGGAAGCGTCTGCTCCCAGAAGGGACGGGTGGCGGCGAAACCGGCGTCGGCGCCGTCCGTGACCGGCGCACGGTAGTCCGTGCCGGTCAGGGCGAAGGCCAGCCCGTCCCCCTGCGGCACCAGCGTCAGCTCGAACGGCTGCGTGTTGACGGTGAAGCGGTGCCGCCCGAGGCGGATCACCGAACCGCCCTCCGCGTACAGGTCGGTGCGGTCCCGCAGCGCGCGGGCCGCCTCCTGGCGAGCGGCCTTCAGCCGCCCCTCCAGCTCCTCCGCCCGTCCGTCGTCGCCCAGTTCGCGCAGCTCGTCCGCGGTGCGCCGTACCTTCGCGGCCATCGGGTCGGACGCGAACCAGGTGTGGATCTCCTCCGCGCTGCCCAGCGTGGACAGCCGGCGCGTGATCGTGTCCAGGACACGCAGTGCCGACTCCGCGAGCCGCTCCGCCCGGCGGGCCCGCGCGTCCTGCAGGGTCTGGCGGCGGGCGGCGAACGCCTCGTACACCTCGGTCCGCTTCGCACCCAGTTCGGCGAGGAAGGCGTCGGACTCGGCGAACCGGGACTCCAGGTTCTCCAGGCGCAGCAGCAGCGCCGACAGCTGGGTGTCGCACGTCTCGGGATCCGCCGACGCGGCGAGCGCCCCGGTCACCGCCTGCCCCAGCAGCGCGGTCTCCGCCGCGAACTCGGCACGGCCCTCGCGTCCCAGCAGCTCGCGCCGCCGCGCGTCGAGCACGGCGCGGGCGCGGTTCACCCCGCCCAGCACCTCGGCGATCCGCTCCAGGATGCCCGTCCGCACCACCGCGTCGCCGAACTCCAGCCCGGTGACGACCTCGGTGACCGTGCGCAGCCCCTCGTCGACCGTGTCCAGACGGCCGCCGACCGGGGCGGTCTCCGCCACCGTGGTGACGGACTCAGCCTCGGCCGTCAGAGCCTCGATCTCCCGGCGGTGTCCGGCGAAGGCGTCCTCGCGCCGCAGAAAGCCCATGGCACGGGTGGCGAAGGAGGCGATGTCCTCCTCCGTCCGCTCCGCGAGCGCGTCGATGCGTGCGGTGTCCGCGTAGCGCATCTCCCCGAGGGTGAGCAGCTCACCCCGGGCGCGCCGCAGGGCGGTCAGCCCGTCGACCCAGCCGCCCGCCGTGCGCGGCGCCTCCCCCCGCAGCCTGCGCACCAGGGTGGCGATCCGGCCCGCGGCATCCTCCAGGGCCTCGGCGGCACGGCCGGTGAGGGCGCGGACCGTCTCGAACTCGGAGACGACCTGCCGTGCCGTGTCCCCGATCGCGTCGAGCGGCGTGCGCAGGTCGCCGGCGTCGGCGTCGCCCAGCCAGTGGTGGCCGTCCGCGGTGCGGGCGCAGGCGGCGAGCAGTGCTTCGAAGACCGCGGTCGAGGGCTCGGTGTCCGTGACGGCGCCGACCAGCGACAGGCAGTCCGAGATGCCGCGGACGAGCTCGGCGTTGCCGATCCGTGCCAGCGGTCCGCGGCCGGCCGGGCGTTGTGCCGCCCAGGTGTCGGTGACGAACGGGGAGTCCCACCGCTGCACGGGGTGGACCCGTCCCGGTCCGTCGTCCCGAGACCGCAGGACGAGGAGAGTCCCGTCGTCGAAGAGCGCGTGGCCGTTGCCGGTCAGCGGTGCCGCCACCGCGGTGCGGATCAGGTTGTACGGCAGCAGCAGACTGCTGCCGCCGGTGCGCGAGCGGAAGGCGAAGAGGACGTCCTCGCCGTTCGGGGAGCGGACCGTGCGCTCGTACGCGAGGGAGCCGAGGAGGCGCTCGTCGATGTCGAACGTCCGCACCGCTCCGGTCGAGGCGAGGGCGTAGCCGCCCGGGAACACGATGCCCTGGTCGTCCGGAAGCCGCAGGCATGCCTGCCCGATCCCGTCGAGCCGGGTGACGGTGCCGGTGACGGCGGAGTGGACGAGGTGGCGGTGCGCCTCCTCCTTGTAGGGACGGACGCGCAGCAGGAGGAGCGAGCCCAGCCGGGCGTACTCGACCTCGGCGTCGGCGAGGGACTGGAGCGCTTCGGCGACCGGCTCCGACCAGATGCCGTCGCCGGTCTCCGTGTCGTTCACGGTCTTCACGGTGAGCGAGCCGCCGACAGTGGAGACGAAGACGTCCCCGCCGACGGAGACGTGGGGATGGCGCCCCTGCACGTGGTCGTCGCGCGTCGTGGCGGTCCACTCGACGTCGTGCGACGGAGGAAGCACGTGGTCGCGGTCGCCCCGGGCGTCGAGGAACCGGGCCCGGACGGCTCCGGCGCCGTCCGTCTCCACGGCCCACCTCAGCACCCGGATGTCGGCCGCGCGGTCACCGCCGCGGTCCTCGGGCCGTGCGGTGCCGCCCGCCCGGAACACCGCCAGCAGCCTGCCGTCCACCAGGCGCAGCCGCAGCAGCCGCGCGTCGCGGTAGTAGCGGTGCAGCGCCTCGAACTCGTGCAGGAAGCCGGGGTCGTCGAGCAGACCGGGGACCGCGTCGCCGGGGAGCCGGTTCAGGTCCGTGTCGTGCAGGGCGAGGACGTCGGAGACGTCCGAGACCTGGCGTGCCGCGGCTGCGGACGCGTCGTAGCCGAAGAGCAGCTTGTCGCCGACGGCGACGATGTCGCAGGCGGTGGCGGCGTGTTCGGTGCGGAGGTCCTCCGTCCCCGCGAGCCGCAGCTCCATCGACCCGAACGTCTCGATCCGGCGCGCGTTCAGCGCCTCGGCACGCCGCCGCAGTTCGGCGGCCTTCGCCACCAGGCGGTCCCGGAGCACCTCGTACGCTCCGGACTCGGCCGCTCCGGGCTGCTCCGCCCCTGTCGCGGGGCCGGCGCTCGTCGCGGTGGTGGAGGCGCCCTGGCCGGCGGCGCCGCCCGCGCCCGCCGGCGCGGGCCCGTCCGACGGGATGCCGCCCCGGGACGCCGTGACCGCGGGCCCTTCGGGCACGGCGGACGGCGCGGTGGCGCGCTCCGGTGCGGCCTGCGCGGGCGCGGCCCCGTTCTGGTCGGGCCGGCGGGTGAGGGGCGTGGTCATGTGAGTGTGCTCGCCTTCCTGTTCCTGCGAAGGGTGGTGCGGTGGCGGCCGCCCGCCGCGACGGTGCGGCCACCGCCGGGCCGCCCGGTGACGGCCCGCACCCGGCGGGCGGGCGGCCGGGTGCGGTGCCGTGGGGTGACCCCGGCCGACCTGGACGTTCTCCGTGAGGCTCCGTCAGCTCGTGGCCTGCGCTGTCCGTGCCGTGGCGTGCCGTGGAGCGTCGCGAAAGCCGTGCTCTGCCTGCCGTGCCGTGCCTGTCGTGATCTGCCTGCTGTGCTGTGACGCCGCGCCGCTGTGACGCCGCGCCGCTCCGTTGCCCGGTCCGCGGAATCAGCGGCATGACCTGTGGGGACCTGGCCGGCGTTCACCGCCCGGCCGGCCCCCGCGGGACCGTGTCCGGCGTCCGGTGCCGCCCACCCCCGTGGGGCGGCACCGGACGGACCGTGGGGCGCGCCGTCAGACGGCCGGCGTGCCGTTCAGGGGCGTATGCGCGACGGACGGTGCGCTCGCGGACACGGGTGCGCGCTCGTCGGCGGGCGCGTTCGCGGACAGGGCACCGATCGTCAGGTCGGACAGACCGAGGCGCTCGACCTCCCGCAGGAGCCCGCTCATGTCCCCGCCCCCGGCGCCGCCCGACCGCATCAGCCGCATCAGCAGGGCGGAGACGGTCAGGTTCTGCACGTCGTTCGTCGACACCGAGCCGAGGATCGTGGTCAGGTCGTCCGTGAAGCGGCCCGAACCGTCCAGCCACGGCTTGGCGAGGGTCTGCGCGGTCTGTGAGTTCTCCACGAAGGAGTCCACGCCCTTGCCCAGCGAGACCGCCGACATGAGCCGGTCGAGGAAGACGGACTCGCCGCCGACGATGCTGATGTCGGCGCTCTCCAGTCCCGTCGCGAGCACCGTGGCCTGCGCCTCGGCGACCTGGCGCTGGACATCGAGCCCGGCGAGCCGGATGTCCTTCTCCGCCTCCAGCCGGAGCCGGTACTCCTCGTGGCCCCGGGACGCCTCGTCGAGCGCGGCCATGGCGGCCGCCTTCTCCGTGAGACCCGCCGCCTCCGCGCGCAGCTTCTCGCCGATCGCCGCGGCGTTCGCCGCGCCCTTGGCCCGTACTCCCTCGGCCTCGGCGAGCAGCCGCGCCTGGGCTGCCTCCGCCTCCGCGCGGCCGGCCTTCTCGATCGCGTCGGCCTCCTTCTCCCGCACCTGCACGGCGGCGAGTCCCTCCGCCGCGGCCTCCGCCTGGACGCCCTCCGCCAGCCGCAGCTTCGCGCGGGCGTCGAGGTCCGCGGCCTTCACCCGGGCCTCGGCCAGAGTGACCTCCTCGGCCGCCCGGTGGACGGCTGCCTGCTCTGCGGCCTCCGCCGCCTTGATGTCCTTGACCAGCTTCTCCTGGGCCTCGGCCTCGGCCGCGATGACGACGGCCTGACGCTCCCGCTCGGCCTCCTCCACGGCGCGCAGCCGCTTGATGGACTCCTCCTGCTCGGCGACCGTACGGTCCACCGCCACCCGCTCGCGGACGACCTCGGCGATCTCCCTGCGCTCCGCCTCGACCTCCTTGTCCGCCGCGATCCTGGTGAGGGCGGTCTCCCGCTCGCGGGCGATGACCTCCAGCATCCGGTCCTTCTCGATGCGCTCGTTCTCGACGGCGATGACCCGCTCACGGTTCTTCTCCGCGACGGCCACCTCGCGGGCCTGGTTCTCGCGCTGGATGCCCAACTGCTCCTCGGTGCGCAGGAAGGCGCTCTGCGCGCGCAGTCGCTCCTCCTCCATGACGCGGGCCGTCTCGGCCTCCTCGCGGGCGCGCACGGTGTCGATCTCGCGGCGCTGCTTGATCTCGGCGTCGGCCTGCCGGCGCTCCAGCTCCAGGATCGCCTCGCGGGCGTCCACGTTCTGCCGGGTGATCTCCTTCTCCTCCGTGCGCTGGAACTCGTTGGTGCGCACGTGCTCCACGGCCGTCAGCTCGGTGATCTTGCGGATGCCCTGCGCGTCGAGGACATTGGACGGGTCGAGCTGGGCGAGCGGGGTCTGCTCCAGGTAGTCGATCGCCGCGTCCTCGAGGCTGTAGCCGTTGAGGTCGGTGCCGATGAGCTGGATGATCCGGTCCCGCAGCTCGTCGCGCTTGGTGTAGAGATCGGTGAAGTCCATCTGCTTGCCGACGGTCTTCAGCGCCTCGGAGAACTTGGCGTTGAAGAGTTCCTGCAGGGTCTCCTTGTCGCTGGCCCGAGCGGTGCCGATGGCCTGGGCGACCTTGATGACGTCCTCCACCGTCTTGTTGACGCGCACGAAGAACGAGATGCGGATGTCGGCCCGGATGTTGTCGCGGCAGATGAGGCCGTCCCGCCCGGTGCGGGTGATGTCGATGGTCTTCACCGAGATGTCCATGATCTCGGCCTTGTGCAGCACCGGCAGGACGACCTGTCCGGTGAAGGTGACGTCGACCGTGCGCATCTTGGAGACGATCAGCGCCTTGCCCTGCTCGACCTTGCGGAACAGGCGGGTGACGACGAGCAGCAGGCAGACGGTGACGAGCAGTACGACGGCGATGAGCACGCCTATGCCCATGGTGATGGCGTCCATGAAAGTCCTCGGAATCCTCGTGCGAGAGGTGGAGCGGGGCGCGGCGGAGCGAGGGCTCCGGGTCACCCCTGGTACACGGGGCGGCCGTGCCCCGGCGAGCCGCCGCCGAGAAGCTGTGGCAGGCGGGCCGGCCCGTGGTGACGGTTACGGGTCTGCGTTCCCGGACCGGTCGTCGGTGCGGACCGCCGGTGTCAGGCGGCGGCGGGACGTCCGATGCCGGGGAGTTCGCCGTACGGCGAGAACGGCGCGACCCAGAAGAACTCGCCGTCCTCGTCGTAGGCGTACAGAAGTCCCGTGGCGCCGAGGGCGAGTGCGGTCTCGTCCTCGTGGTCCATCTGCCGTACCTGTACGACGGCGGTGGAGCCGTCCCGGGCAGTGACCTCGGCCTGACCGAAGCGTCCGTCCACCCGACCGGTGCGAATGGTGCAGGTCTGGCCGACGAAGTCGTGCCGGGACGGCCCGGGTTCGTCGGGGAGGAGCTTGGCCAGTACGCGGACCAGCCGTTTGGTGGCCGTCCAGGAGACGAGGCCCGCCGTCAGGAGCACCGCGCAGGCCACGGCCGCGTAGGGCGCTCCGGTGAGTCCGGAGCGGCGCAGCGGCAGCGAGCCCGCGAGGCTCGTGAACCAGGCGATCGCGACGAGCAGCGACACGGTCACGGTGATCGGCACGCCGCCGAGTCCCGCGGAACCGGCGCCCGCCGCCTCGGCGTCGGAGTCGAACATGTCGTGCCCGGCGGCCCCGAAGAGCACGAGCAGCCAGAAGGCGACGACCACGACGAGGGCCGCGCTGAACAACGCGGCCGGAAAGACGACCACAGCCGACAGGAATTCGTTCATGGATCCGCCCCCGTTCCGACCTTGCCGGTTCATCACAGCGGGGCGTCCCCGCACCCTGCCGCCCGCTCATGGTGTCAGGCACGACGACTTGCTCGCATTGCCGGAATCCGGCAGTCTTAACGCGTTCTTGATGCCGGGTCGGCCGGCGCGGGGAGCGCCGGGGCGGAGACCCTTCCGTCCGTCCGCCGCCCTGCCCCGCGGACCGTCCGTCCGCGGGGGACCGTGACGGAGACGGCCGGAGCGGTGTTCGAAGGGGGAGCGGCACGATGGTGGCGCGGGAGTTGCCGGACACGTATCTCGAGGGTTTCGCGGAGATCCTCGCCGAGGTCGGCAGGACCGGCAGACGCCTGACACGCGACGAGGTGGACGGCCGCCGCGCACTCGGCGAACAGGCGGCGTCGTCGGGGCACGGGCTGCGGTCCCTGGTCATCAGCCATCTTGCGGCGACGCGGGTCGGCTGGCCGGTCACCACCGCGCCGGACCGGGTCCTGGCCGCGGTCGAGCAGGCCGTGGACGCCTTCGCCGAGGGATACGAACGCGCCCAGCGTCTCGCCGTGCGCAAGGAGGAGGCGGCGCGCCGGGAGTTCATCGACGATCTCCTGCACGGGCGCTCGGACCCGGGGCGCATCGTCCAGCGGGCCGAGCGCTTCGGGCTGCGGCTCGCACACGCGCACGCGGTCGGCGTCGCCGAGGGCGTGGAACCGTACGACGACACCCACCCGGTCACCAGGACGGTCGAGGCGGCGCTCTTCGCCCGGTTCGGAGACCGGCGGCTGCTGCTCACGACCAAGGACGACCGGATCATCTGCGTGGTGCCCGGCGACCAGGACGAGGTCGTGAAGTACTTCGCCAAGCAGGCGTACGCGGCGACGGGAGGGCAGGCCGCGATCGGGCGCCCGCACTCGGGCGCGGGAGGGGTGGTCCGCTCCTACGAGGAGGCCCTGAACGCGCTCGACCTCGCCAAGCGCGTCGGACTCGACGAGCCCGTGCTCTTCGCCGCCGACCTGCTCGTCTACCCCGTGCTCGCACGGGACCGGGAGGCCATGGCTGACCTGGTGCGCAACGCGCTCGGGCCGCTGCGCGAGGCGCGGGGCGGGGCGGAGCCCTTGCTGGAGACGCTGCACGCGTACTTCGACGCGGGGTGCGTCTCGGCCCAGGCGGCCCGGCGGCTCAACCTGAGTGTGCGCGCGCTGACGTACCGCCTCGACCGCATCCACCGGCTGACCGGCACCGACCCGGCGAACCCCCAGCACCGGTTCACCCTGCAGACGGCGGCCGTGGGGGCACGGCTCCTGGACTGGCCGGCCAAGGAGCTGTGACCTGCCGGTGCGGACGCCCTCCGACGAGGCGTCCGTACCGGCCGGACAGATCGTGCAGGGGCTGGGTCAGATGTTGACGCCGAAGTCCTGCGCGATGCCGCGCAGGCCGGAGGCGTAACCCTGGCCGACGGCGCGGAACTTCCACTCGGCGCCGTTGCGGTAGAGCTCGCCGAAGACCATCGCGGTCTCCGTGGAGGCGTCCTCGCTCAGGTCGTAGCGGGCCAGCTCGTTGTTGTCGGCCTGGTTGACGACGCGGATGAACGCGTTGCGCACCTGGCCGAAGGACTGGCCGCGGCTCTCGCCCTCGTGGATCGAGACCGGGAAGACGATCTTGTCGACCTCGGGGGCGACGCCCGCGAGGTTGACCTTGATCTGCTCGTCGTCGCCCTCGCCCTCACCGGTGAGGTTGTCACCGGTGTGCTCGACGGAGCCGTCGGGGCTCTTGAGGTTGTTGAAGAAGACGAAGTGCCCGTCGCTGAGGACCTTGCCGCTCGCGTCGACCAGCAGCGCGCTCGCGTCGAGGTCGAAGTCCGTGCCGGTCGTCGTCCGTACGTCCCAGCCGAGACCCACGACGACCGCGGTCAGGCCCGGGGCCTCCTTGGTGAGCGAGACATTGCCGCCCTTGGAAAGGCTGACACCCATGGATATCCCTGCGCAATCCGGCGCGGGCCGCGCCTCTTGACGTTTTCTTTGCCCAACCGAGCCAACGAGCGGCCCGGCGGCCGGGTTCCCCTCCGGCGGAGAATTCCGCCCGATGGCCGGATACGCCCCGTGCGCGAGGTTCCCGTCCCCGGGCACACCCCGGAGGCCGCTGCACCCGACCGCCCCGCTCCGGTCAGAGCGTCACCGTCATCACCTCGGTCGCCTTGACGCCCGCCCACACCGGCACCCCGTCCGCCAGTCCCAGTTCCGCCGCGGCCTCGGGCGTGACCTCGGCGACCAGGTCCGGCACCTGCTCCGAGCCGACCAGGACCCGCAGCCGGCTGCCCGACGCGGTGACCTCGCGGACGACCCCCGGCCAGACGTTGCGCGGGCTGCCGCCCGGCCGTTCCCGGTGCAGTGACACCGCCTCCGGCGCGATGATCGCCAGCGCGGACGCGCCGACGGGCGGCGGCTCCGCAGCCACGAGCGCGCCTCCGCCCGCGAGATCGAGCCCGTGCGCCGTCGCGGTGCCCGCCCAGGCGTTGCGCCCCAGCATGCGCGCCACCCAGGGCGAGCGCGGATGGCGGGTGACCTCGGCCGGCGGTGCGTCCTGAACGGCCCGGCCCTCGTCGAGCACCAGCACCCGGTCCGCGAGCGAGACGGCCTCCACGGGATCGTGGGTCACGATCAGGCAGACTCCGCCGAACGTGACGAGGTGGGTGCGGAGTTCATGGCGGACCCGCGCCCGGGTGGTCTGGTCGAGCGCGGCGAGCGGCTCGTCGAGCAGGAGCAGCCGCGGCCGGGTGGCGAGCGCCCGCGCGAGCGCGACCCGGCCTGCCTGCCCGCCGGAGAGCTGCGACGGCCTGCGGCCCGCGAGGTGCCCCACTCCGAGCCGGTCCAGCCACCGCTGCGCGCTGCGGCGTGCTTCGGCCCGTGCCACGCCCTGCGCCCGCAGCCCGTACGCGGTGTTGGAAAGCGCCGTCAGATGGGGGAACAGCGCACCGTCCTGCGGCACCCAGGCGACCCCTCGCCGGTGCGGCGGCAGGGCGGACACGTCCTCCTCGCCGAGACGGAGCCGTGCGCGGGAACGCGTGGTGAGACCGAGCAGAGCGCGCAACAAGGTCGTCTTCCCGGCCCCGTTGGGGCCGACGACGGCGATGGTGGTGCCCGGTCCGGCCTCCAGAGCCAGCTCGTTGAAGCCGGTGAAGGCGGCCTCCAGCCCCCACCCGCCGTCCCGCGCGGCGGCGCGCTCCTCCGGCGCCCCCGCGGCGGTGGCCTCCCGCTCCGGCCCCGGCTCCGTGTCCGCCGGGGGCGTGCGGCCGGACGTCCGCTCCCGGGGCGTCCCGGTCCAGCGCCCCCGCAGCGCGACCAGCACCGCCATGGCGATCACGAGCAGCAGCAGCGACACCGACGTCGCCGCCTCCGGCCGCTCCTGGAGGAGCAGGAAGACCTGGAGGGGGAGCGTCTGCGTCGTCCCCGGCAGATTGCCGGCGAAGGTGATGGTCGCGCCGAACTCGCCGAGCGCCCGCGCCCACGTCAGGGCGGCCCCCGCGAGGAGGCCGGGCGCCACCATGGGCAGTGTCACGGTGAAGAAGACCCGCACCGGCGAGGCTCCCAGCGAGGCGGCCGTCTCCTCGTAGCGCGGCCGCAGTCCGCCCAGCGCGCCTTCCAGACTGATGACGAGGAACGGCATGGCGACGAACGTGGCCGCCAGCACCGCCCCCGAGGTGTGGAAGGGCAGCGTGACGCCGAACGTGTCCTCCAGCCAGGGCCCGAGCAGGCCCCGCCTGCCGAACGCGAGCAGCAGCGCCACCCCGCCGACCGTCGGCGGCAGCACCATCGGAAGAAGGACCAGCGACCGTACGACCGCCTTGCCGGGGAAGGGCACCCGGGCGAGCAGCCAGGCCAGCGGCACCCCGAGCACCAAGGACAGCCCGAGTGCCCAGAACGAGACCACCAGCGAGAGACGGAGCGCCTCGGTGGTCGCGGGATCGGTGAGATGGGCGCCCAGTTCGTCCCACTCGGTCCGGACGAGGACGCCGGCCAGCGGCAGCACCAGCAGTGCGACGGCGAGCAGGGCGGGGACCGCGAGCAGGAGCGGCGTCCGCGTCCGCCCGCCGGCGACGGGCCTGACCGCGGCACGGCGGAGCTTCATCGGACATCCCGTTCTCGCAGAGGTGCGGCCGCTGTCCGTCCCCCGGTCCGGTGCGGTGCCCGCCCGGGCTCCGCCGGGATGCCGTCAGGTCCGGTCGATGTGCACATTGGTCGACTTCACGCGCGCGGTCGCCTGCATCCCGACCTCCAGCCCGAGTTCCTCCACGGCCTCACGGGTCAGCAGGGAGACCAGGCGGTGCGGGCCCGCCTGGATCTCGACCTGGGCCGCCACGTCGCCGAGCTTCACGGCCGTGACGATGCCGGGGAACGCGTTCCGGGCGGTGGTGTAGGGCGCCTCGTCCTCGACGGCGCCGGACTGGCCGACCTCGATCGAGAAGGCCGCCAGGTCGCGGCCGTCGATCAGCCGTCGGCCGCCCTCGTCGCGATGGGTGGCGACCCGGCCGGCATCCGCCCAGCGGCGGGCCGTGTCGGGGCTGACGCCGAGCAGACGGGCCGCCTGCCCGATGGTGTAGGACTGCATATGCGTCAACATAGGCCGGTTCGGCTCTCACCTGCAAGGTTCCAGCCTGTGCCCCTGCCCTGTAGCCCAGGGCTCGGGGGCGCAGCCCACGCGCACCTGTCGCGCCGGCGCGCGCGTCCGGCTCCCGTGTGCCCTCAGCTCTCCTTCGTCGCCGCGTCGCGCCGTGCCAGCAGCTGTCCCGTCAGGAACGCCGTCACCGAGGCGATCACGATCAGGGGCGTCTGGCTGTGTGCGCCGGGGCCGAGCAGCAGGAGCGCCAGCACCGCCGCCGTCAGCGGCAGCCCGGTCACCACCGCCGCGGCGGCCGCGACACCGAGCGCCAGGCCCGCCGTGACGCCGAGCCCGGGCAGCCCCGCGCACGCGATGCCGACGGCGGCTCCCAGCAGCACGGAGGGGAAGATCGGACCGCCCCGCAGGCTGCCGAGACAGATGCCCCACGCCACGCCCTTGAATACGACCAGGGCGATCAGGGCGGACACCGGCCAGGCGTGCGGGTCCTCGGCGAGCACGGCGAGTGTGGCCTGCCCGGACAGTGCCGCCTCTTCGGGGGAGCGTCCGGTGACCAGCGCGTACACGGCGATGCATCCACCGGCCGCCACGGCACAGGCCACCGTGCGCACCGCCGTCTGCCGGCCGGTCCACGTCAGCACCCGTCGTCCCAGGCCGCGCCCGGCGGTCAGCAGGACGCCGATCAGGACCGCGGCGGGGACGCCCCACAGGAAGTCACCGGCGTCGGGGTCGACGTCCGGGGGCACGGTCGGAAGGCTGAGCGCCCCGATCGTCAGCCCGGTCCAGTTGCCGAAGCCGGTGAACACCAGGGCCCCGGCGGCGCTGGCGAGCAGGCAGGGCAGCAGCAGCGCCACCATCTGGGCCCCCGCGAGGCCCGCGGCCTCGATCACCATGATCGCGGCGACGAGCGGGTTGCCGAGGATCGTCGCGATCGCCGCCGTCGACCCGGTGGTGGCGATCACCAGCGACGCCTTCGGATCGGGTGTCGCCCGCAGGGCCCGCACCGCGAGCAGCGCCAGCGCGCTGCCCACGGCCATCAGCGGCGCCTCCGGGCCGAGCACCACGCCCAGCGGCAGGGTGGTGAGGGCGACCAGTGCCGTACCCGGCAGCTGTTTCGGCCCGATCGGATCGCCGCCAAGGCCGTGCACCGGGACGTGGCCGCCCGCCCCCGGCGTCCGTGTGATGATCGGCGCCGCGATGAGACCGGCGAGGGTCAGGGCGGGCAGCGGCCACCACCACGGCGCCCGGTCGTGGCCGAGCGCCTCGGGCAGCGACTCCCACACCCAGTGCTGCAGTTCGTGCTGGAAGCCGACGAAGAAGAAGCAGGCGAGGGAGATCGGTGCGCCGAGCAGGACCGACAGCAGCAGCAGCCGCAGATAGCCGCGGCTGATCACGGTCCGGCGCAGTGTGGACGCCTCGGCCGGCGGGGTCACGCCCGGACCGCCCCGTCGAGCAGGCGCCGCGGCGCGCGGCCGGGCGATGTCCGAGCGCTCATCAGGGCCACGCTCACCCTCCAGTGGTTCGCCGTCCGTCGGGCGCCGGTCGACCGCCCTCGTACACGATGCACTCGCCGACCCGGCAAATCGGGCGTACGCGGCGTCGTGTCGTCCTGCGGTCCGGCCCCGGGCGGGCCGAGACGCGGCGGCGGTTCGCGAAGCGCGGCTCGGTGCCGGAGCGGACGCCGGGGGAGTCGCGGCGCAGCCCTTTTCCGTCCTGGAGTGATTCGATCGCTGCTCCGCCCGTCGGACTGAGCAGTGCTACGAACCGATGGTTCAGCCCAGGGGAGTCGGTGGTTGCACGGCTCCCCAATGCCTCCCCCATGCCAACCCCGGACATCGGACGGCCGAATCCGTCCGCGGTGCGGCAAGGCGTCGGTTTTGAGGGCGCATGCGGGTGGGGGACATCAGACTGCGGGCTCAGGGGTGTGCGTGACTCCTGGCCGGGACGGTTCACGCCCTGCGGGCTCCGGGCGTTCGACGGTCTCGGAGGCGACAGGCACTCGGCGCGACACGCAACGCAGGTCAGGCCCGGTAGATTTCTCCCAGCGAGGGCCGACTGCCTGCACACTGGGCGCGGAGTGGCGCGGTTGCCGCAGCAAGTTTGCCTATCAGGTGAGACTCTTGCGGCGTGCGCGCAGGGAGTAGGCCGACCGGCCCGCCCGGCCTGCCACTCTTCGACCAGCCGCCGCTCGTCGCGATGACCCAGCCCTTCTGCTCCTTCATCTGCGCGGCGAAGGTATGTCGGTCGTTGATGGAGCAGCCGCAACTGAGGATTACGTCGATGTCGAGCTACTGGTTGCGA
It encodes the following:
- a CDS encoding DNA repair ATPase; this translates as MTTPLTRRPDQNGAAPAQAAPERATAPSAVPEGPAVTASRGGIPSDGPAPAGAGGAAGQGASTTATSAGPATGAEQPGAAESGAYEVLRDRLVAKAAELRRRAEALNARRIETFGSMELRLAGTEDLRTEHAATACDIVAVGDKLLFGYDASAAAARQVSDVSDVLALHDTDLNRLPGDAVPGLLDDPGFLHEFEALHRYYRDARLLRLRLVDGRLLAVFRAGGTARPEDRGGDRAADIRVLRWAVETDGAGAVRARFLDARGDRDHVLPPSHDVEWTATTRDDHVQGRHPHVSVGGDVFVSTVGGSLTVKTVNDTETGDGIWSEPVAEALQSLADAEVEYARLGSLLLLRVRPYKEEAHRHLVHSAVTGTVTRLDGIGQACLRLPDDQGIVFPGGYALASTGAVRTFDIDERLLGSLAYERTVRSPNGEDVLFAFRSRTGGSSLLLPYNLIRTAVAAPLTGNGHALFDDGTLLVLRSRDDGPGRVHPVQRWDSPFVTDTWAAQRPAGRGPLARIGNAELVRGISDCLSLVGAVTDTEPSTAVFEALLAACARTADGHHWLGDADAGDLRTPLDAIGDTARQVVSEFETVRALTGRAAEALEDAAGRIATLVRRLRGEAPRTAGGWVDGLTALRRARGELLTLGEMRYADTARIDALAERTEEDIASFATRAMGFLRREDAFAGHRREIEALTAEAESVTTVAETAPVGGRLDTVDEGLRTVTEVVTGLEFGDAVVRTGILERIAEVLGGVNRARAVLDARRRELLGREGRAEFAAETALLGQAVTGALAASADPETCDTQLSALLLRLENLESRFAESDAFLAELGAKRTEVYEAFAARRQTLQDARARRAERLAESALRVLDTITRRLSTLGSAEEIHTWFASDPMAAKVRRTADELRELGDDGRAEELEGRLKAARQEAARALRDRTDLYAEGGSVIRLGRHRFTVNTQPFELTLVPQGDGLAFALTGTDYRAPVTDGADAGFAATRPFWEQTLPSENTDVYRAEHLAARLLAEHGARALADADIPDVVRRAAQEAYDEGYERGVHDHDAASILTEVVRLHAGAGLLRHPPRARAAAQLFWAHGCDDVSRAAWSRRAVALARARDTFGLAPAIGAFLAELAEAMGPGGGPAADYLFEELASGAEGFVIGARVRAALDGFHRSVDGTGYAQDLQALGDDLDARRQVVENWLASWAHATRPDADAEDLAEAAAVELCPDLVRRTSGAPLAARVEGLLGDHPRLEKGVLTVRLDEFLARTRHFRESVAPGFRDYQRRRSALAAAERERLRLDEHRPRVMSSFVRNRLVDEVYLPLIGDSLAKQMGAAGQSRRTDSNGLLLLLSPPGYGKTTLVEYVADRLGLALVRVNGPALGHTVTSLDPAQAPNATARQEVEKINFALEAGSNVLLYLDDIQHVSPELLQKFISLCDAQRRMEGVWDGRARTYDLRGKRFAVCMAGNPYTESGQRFRIPDMLANRADVWDLGEVLTGKEDVFALSFVENALTSHPVLAPLAGRDRADVELLVRLAEGDATARADRLAHPYAPAELDRVLAVLRHVVAARRTVLAVNSAYIASAASSDATRGEPPFRLQGSYRNMNRIVERISPVMNDAELEAVVDDHYAGEARTLANGAEGALLALAGLRSRLTAAQAARWSEIRAGYVRAQALGGPDGDPLTKAVAALGLLADRLSAVETAITRAADPRRLPTVPVSAPDTRPGGTPADPAG
- a CDS encoding SPFH domain-containing protein, with translation MDAITMGIGVLIAVVLLVTVCLLLVVTRLFRKVEQGKALIVSKMRTVDVTFTGQVVLPVLHKAEIMDISVKTIDITRTGRDGLICRDNIRADIRISFFVRVNKTVEDVIKVAQAIGTARASDKETLQELFNAKFSEALKTVGKQMDFTDLYTKRDELRDRIIQLIGTDLNGYSLEDAAIDYLEQTPLAQLDPSNVLDAQGIRKITELTAVEHVRTNEFQRTEEKEITRQNVDAREAILELERRQADAEIKQRREIDTVRAREEAETARVMEEERLRAQSAFLRTEEQLGIQRENQAREVAVAEKNRERVIAVENERIEKDRMLEVIARERETALTRIAADKEVEAERREIAEVVRERVAVDRTVAEQEESIKRLRAVEEAERERQAVVIAAEAEAQEKLVKDIKAAEAAEQAAVHRAAEEVTLAEARVKAADLDARAKLRLAEGVQAEAAAEGLAAVQVREKEADAIEKAGRAEAEAAQARLLAEAEGVRAKGAANAAAIGEKLRAEAAGLTEKAAAMAALDEASRGHEEYRLRLEAEKDIRLAGLDVQRQVAEAQATVLATGLESADISIVGGESVFLDRLMSAVSLGKGVDSFVENSQTAQTLAKPWLDGSGRFTDDLTTILGSVSTNDVQNLTVSALLMRLMRSGGAGGGDMSGLLREVERLGLSDLTIGALSANAPADERAPVSASAPSVAHTPLNGTPAV